The following are encoded in a window of Chryseobacterium sp. genomic DNA:
- a CDS encoding glycosyltransferase family 2 protein: protein MVNPKFSVIVPCYNVEEYVLKCVRSIAEQDYDNLEIICINDGSTDSTLSILRQLQQEIKNVRVIDQKNVGLSGSRNVGIKAATGEYIMFIDSDDWLDADTFAKTFETGFDLIIFSYNRIFKNIIEPRAYNLSGVYPVSEIQRRMIGLIGEELRDPSQANSLAAAWGKIYRTAIIKDNNVEFVDTRIIGTEDALFNLQYLEYCKGTVKIIDKPYYNYIRFNVNSLTAKSKPNLQSQWKELHKRMAVISEGKDLIFQQAYHSRIALSLIGLGLNEMARKDGNIKIYKEISKIIQDPEFKKAIKSLDFHYMPPHWKVLFTLAKYGNAAGVFAMMKLMDTILKRKNN, encoded by the coding sequence ATGGTAAATCCAAAATTTAGTGTAATTGTTCCCTGTTATAATGTTGAGGAATACGTTTTAAAATGTGTAAGGAGTATTGCCGAACAGGACTACGATAACCTGGAAATTATCTGTATAAACGATGGGTCTACAGACAGTACTTTAAGTATACTTAGGCAACTGCAGCAGGAAATAAAAAATGTTAGAGTTATAGATCAGAAAAATGTAGGGCTTTCTGGATCCCGTAACGTGGGTATAAAGGCAGCTACCGGTGAGTATATTATGTTTATAGACAGTGATGACTGGCTGGACGCGGATACTTTTGCAAAAACCTTCGAAACCGGCTTTGACCTAATTATCTTCTCGTATAACCGCATCTTTAAAAATATTATAGAACCGCGTGCTTATAATCTCTCTGGTGTTTATCCTGTGAGTGAAATACAGCGGAGAATGATTGGATTAATTGGCGAAGAACTCAGGGATCCCAGTCAGGCAAATTCTTTGGCTGCTGCCTGGGGGAAAATATACAGAACCGCCATCATTAAGGACAATAATGTAGAATTTGTTGACACCCGAATAATAGGAACAGAAGATGCCCTTTTTAACCTTCAGTATCTTGAATACTGCAAGGGGACCGTAAAAATTATTGACAAGCCTTATTATAATTATATCCGCTTTAATGTAAACTCCCTCACGGCAAAATCTAAGCCGAATTTACAGTCCCAATGGAAAGAACTGCACAAGAGGATGGCAGTAATTTCGGAAGGAAAAGATCTGATATTTCAGCAAGCTTACCACAGTAGAATTGCCTTAAGTTTAATTGGTTTAGGCCTGAATGAAATGGCAAGAAAGGATGGGAATATTAAGATTTATAAAGAAATTTCTAAAATTATCCAGGATCCGGAATTTAAGAAAGCTATTAAAAGTTTGGATTTTCACTATATGCCACCTCATTGGAAAGTGCTTTTTACGTTGGCAAAATATGGAAATGCTGCCGGCGTCTTCGCTATGATGAAATTAATGGATACTATATTGAAACGAAAAAATAATTAA
- a CDS encoding HAD-IIIC family phosphatase, translating to MENLTYSEILQQNAALRKNLEPNPVYKISVLSNIIVHQLKEIMEYDLRLEKINATLEFGDFDNIVQDSAKVEDSNAVVIFWELCNLVEGLYLKIEQLPEERLEELVQKTCLEIDLTFRNLKSSSLVIFHKFTPSVFSFQAVPNSNLEVLADRLNSFVVENKPDNVILVNIEKVFNKIGLNRSVNFRHFYSSQALYSIDFFKNYAQLIKPFFSAANGKAKKALIFDCDNTLWKGILGEDGFDKIQMSAYSSPGVIFHEIQSLAVALSRKGVLIGLCSKNNPGDVDQVVKEHPDMLIREEIITIKKVNWTDKAMNLRQIASDLNIGLDSIVFVDDSSFETNLIKEQIPEITVLQVPQKIYEYPDMLRSNLGLFFNNNVTQEDLLKAKIYKEQSEREDSKKSFSKIEDYLTSLNLSVKIFKDNSELIPRMSQLTQKTNQFNLTTKRYTDTDIQGFVSSSDYAVYAWSVSDKFGDNGLTGLCILDLTREQKYIDTFLMSCRIIGRNIEYKVMDHIISDLRNANYGSISATYIATPKNMQVAEFYENCSFHKENVTDGVFKLTLDNYRESNINYIKIENGNKN from the coding sequence ATGGAAAATTTAACCTATTCGGAAATACTCCAACAGAATGCGGCACTTAGAAAAAATCTGGAACCAAATCCAGTTTATAAAATTTCTGTCCTTTCAAACATTATTGTTCATCAACTGAAGGAGATAATGGAGTATGATTTACGGTTGGAAAAAATCAATGCTACCCTTGAATTTGGTGATTTCGATAATATTGTTCAGGACAGTGCCAAAGTAGAAGATTCAAATGCTGTGGTCATATTTTGGGAGCTCTGTAATTTGGTTGAAGGCTTATATCTGAAAATTGAACAATTGCCTGAGGAGCGCCTTGAAGAACTGGTGCAGAAAACCTGTTTGGAAATAGATTTGACATTCAGAAACTTAAAAAGTTCTTCCCTGGTAATATTCCATAAGTTTACACCTTCAGTATTTTCTTTCCAAGCCGTACCAAACAGTAATTTGGAAGTATTAGCGGATAGATTAAACAGTTTTGTAGTTGAAAATAAGCCGGATAACGTCATACTTGTCAATATTGAAAAGGTATTTAATAAAATCGGTCTGAACAGAAGTGTTAATTTTAGGCATTTTTATTCATCGCAGGCGCTATATAGTATTGATTTTTTTAAAAATTACGCGCAACTTATAAAACCTTTTTTCTCAGCGGCAAACGGTAAAGCGAAGAAAGCACTGATCTTTGACTGTGATAACACACTTTGGAAAGGGATTCTTGGTGAAGATGGTTTTGATAAGATTCAAATGTCTGCCTATTCGAGTCCAGGTGTAATATTTCACGAAATACAGAGTCTAGCAGTAGCACTTAGCCGAAAGGGTGTACTAATAGGCTTATGCAGTAAGAATAATCCTGGCGATGTGGATCAGGTCGTGAAAGAACATCCGGACATGTTGATAAGAGAGGAAATAATTACAATTAAGAAAGTCAATTGGACTGATAAAGCCATGAATCTTCGGCAAATCGCTTCTGATCTTAATATCGGTTTGGACAGTATTGTATTTGTAGATGACTCCTCGTTTGAAACCAATTTAATAAAAGAGCAAATTCCTGAAATTACAGTACTCCAGGTGCCTCAGAAGATTTATGAATATCCGGACATGCTGCGCTCTAATTTGGGCTTGTTCTTTAACAACAATGTAACACAGGAGGATTTACTTAAAGCTAAAATTTATAAAGAACAGTCAGAAAGGGAAGATTCAAAAAAGAGTTTCTCAAAAATCGAAGATTATCTAACGTCATTAAATTTAAGTGTTAAAATCTTTAAAGATAATAGTGAACTGATACCAAGAATGTCGCAACTCACCCAAAAGACCAACCAGTTTAACCTGACTACAAAGCGCTATACTGATACGGATATCCAAGGATTTGTTTCTTCATCCGATTATGCGGTTTACGCCTGGTCTGTTTCGGATAAATTTGGTGATAATGGTCTTACAGGCCTTTGTATTCTGGATTTAACAAGAGAACAAAAATATATTGATACCTTCCTGATGAGTTGCAGAATAATAGGGCGAAATATTGAATATAAAGTGATGGATCACATCATAAGTGATCTCAGAAATGCAAATTACGGTTCAATTTCAGCCACTTACATCGCCACCCCAAAGAATATGCAGGTTGCAGAATTTTATGAAAACTGCTCTTTTCATAAGGAGAATGTGACTGACGGAGTGTTCAAATTAACCTTAGATAACTACAGGGAAAGTAATATTAATTATATTAAAATAGAAAATGGAAACAAGAATTAA
- a CDS encoding GNAT family N-acetyltransferase, translating to MLNGEKVILRPLKIEDLDKTHEWRNNLELVKLTQGIRFPKTKEMDREWFDYVLNDKSNRNIYLGIDEIESGEFSGIISLNNIDWISGTCTYGLIVGDNEKQGKGYTKEAAKLLFRYAFNVLNLRKIQAQIIAINRPSIILHKLMGGFKQEALFKEHIYADGKYEDMFIMALLRNDFKY from the coding sequence ATGTTAAACGGAGAAAAAGTAATACTTCGACCTCTAAAAATAGAGGATTTAGATAAAACCCATGAGTGGCGTAATAATTTGGAACTGGTTAAGCTGACGCAGGGAATCCGCTTTCCAAAAACAAAGGAAATGGATCGTGAATGGTTTGATTACGTCCTTAATGATAAAAGTAACAGAAATATTTATCTGGGAATTGATGAAATTGAATCAGGTGAATTTTCCGGAATTATATCACTTAATAATATCGATTGGATTTCTGGGACTTGTACATATGGTTTAATTGTGGGTGATAATGAAAAGCAGGGCAAAGGTTATACTAAAGAGGCGGCTAAGCTCTTATTTAGATATGCCTTTAATGTACTGAACCTCAGAAAAATTCAGGCACAAATAATAGCTATTAACAGACCCTCAATTATACTTCACAAGTTGATGGGGGGATTTAAGCAGGAAGCTCTGTTTAAGGAGCATATATATGCAGACGGGAAATATGAGGACATGTTTATTATGGCCTTATTGAGGAATGACTTTAAATATTAA
- a CDS encoding nucleotidyltransferase family protein — MHSKTANISIDSGRSILQVLEKMDHEGVKSLIVNRDGQFLGMITIGDLQRAIIKGHSLTQAIDPIVDTHKIYAAENDDIEGVKAKMQKLRAEFMPLVSASGELLDVYYWQDLFEMHQSEAREKIDLPVVIMAGGQGTRLRPLTNVIPKPLIPLNEKTILELILDQFCAIGCSRFYMSVNYKFEILKYYLDNLETKYNVDFFKEDIPLGTIGSVSLLKDKIKTPFFVSNCDILIDQDYRDVYDYHVRNKNKITIVAAVKTYRIPYGVVETGENGSLTGLSEKPDISYMINTGVYLLDPELIHDIPENEFYHITELIEKTRGNGGRVGCFPVSEKSWTDIGDWSEYLKYINKGS, encoded by the coding sequence ATGCACAGTAAAACGGCAAACATCAGTATTGATTCCGGCAGGTCCATACTTCAGGTCCTGGAAAAAATGGATCATGAAGGAGTGAAATCGCTTATTGTAAACAGGGATGGTCAGTTTCTGGGTATGATTACCATTGGTGACCTGCAGCGGGCCATTATAAAAGGCCATAGCCTCACACAAGCAATTGATCCGATCGTAGATACCCATAAAATATATGCAGCTGAAAATGATGATATAGAGGGCGTAAAAGCCAAAATGCAAAAACTGCGCGCCGAATTCATGCCCCTGGTTTCTGCTTCAGGTGAACTGCTGGATGTTTATTACTGGCAGGACCTCTTTGAGATGCACCAGAGTGAAGCGCGGGAAAAAATTGACCTGCCTGTAGTGATTATGGCCGGCGGCCAGGGTACCCGATTAAGACCGCTTACCAACGTGATTCCGAAGCCGCTGATTCCGCTGAATGAGAAAACTATTCTGGAGCTTATCCTGGATCAGTTCTGCGCCATAGGCTGCAGCCGTTTTTATATGTCGGTTAACTATAAGTTTGAGATTTTAAAATACTACCTGGATAATCTGGAAACCAAATACAATGTGGATTTCTTTAAAGAAGATATTCCGTTAGGGACCATCGGAAGTGTTTCATTGCTTAAAGACAAAATAAAAACTCCCTTTTTTGTCTCCAACTGTGACATCCTTATCGACCAGGACTACCGGGACGTCTATGATTATCATGTACGGAATAAAAATAAGATTACCATTGTAGCTGCCGTGAAAACCTACCGCATTCCTTATGGTGTGGTAGAGACAGGTGAGAACGGTTCCCTGACAGGGCTTTCAGAGAAACCGGATATCAGTTATATGATCAATACGGGAGTGTACCTGCTGGACCCTGAACTTATACATGATATTCCAGAAAATGAATTCTACCACATCACTGAACTTATTGAAAAAACGCGTGGAAATGGTGGCAGGGTAGGCTGTTTCCCGGTAAGCGAAAAATCGTGGACAGACATTGGCGACTGGAGCGAATATTTGAAGTATATAAATAAGGGCAGCTAA
- a CDS encoding glycosyltransferase family 2 protein: MENPLISVIVPVYNVEKYLPNCINSVLNQSYSNWELILVNDGSPDASAQICNEFAAKDSRIRILNKENGGVASARNSGFNLSKGIFVSFLDGDDYWHHDYLKTLLDLVQKNNADIAQCGHIRGAEVSFPNIEQKVNVQIFDKHSVFLKGFAKVTVCAKLYHRKVLEGLPIPEGRYFEDDLATWRWYYKANTIAVTSQKLYYYYANQQSTMAAHYSRPNLDFLEAYRERISFFHDKGEYDLEAQTRGHVCRAMVIGRGNPRLTTEQKKVVMETFSENWRIVKNSPVLPRSLKFIFFLFNLFPFIIGTFVYNINKG, encoded by the coding sequence ATGGAAAATCCACTCATCAGCGTCATTGTACCTGTTTATAATGTAGAAAAATACCTTCCTAACTGTATTAACAGTGTACTCAACCAATCGTACAGCAATTGGGAACTAATACTGGTGAACGATGGTTCGCCGGATGCAAGCGCCCAAATCTGTAATGAATTTGCTGCGAAAGATTCCCGCATTCGGATTCTAAATAAGGAAAACGGCGGAGTAGCGTCCGCACGTAATTCCGGTTTTAATTTGAGCAAAGGCATTTTTGTATCCTTTTTGGACGGTGATGACTATTGGCATCACGATTATTTGAAAACGCTGTTGGATTTAGTACAGAAAAACAATGCAGACATTGCTCAATGTGGCCATATACGTGGAGCAGAAGTAAGTTTTCCCAATATCGAGCAAAAGGTGAACGTTCAAATATTCGATAAGCATTCTGTTTTTTTAAAAGGTTTTGCCAAGGTAACTGTATGTGCAAAATTATATCACCGTAAGGTCCTGGAGGGACTTCCTATTCCAGAAGGGAGATATTTTGAGGACGATTTGGCTACGTGGAGGTGGTATTATAAAGCTAATACCATAGCAGTTACTTCTCAAAAATTGTATTATTACTATGCGAATCAACAAAGTACCATGGCGGCCCATTATTCCAGGCCCAATCTGGATTTTCTGGAAGCTTACCGTGAGCGTATCTCATTTTTCCATGATAAAGGGGAGTATGATTTGGAAGCGCAAACGCGCGGACATGTTTGCCGGGCTATGGTAATTGGAAGAGGAAATCCCAGACTTACTACTGAACAGAAAAAGGTTGTAATGGAAACGTTTTCGGAAAACTGGAGAATTGTTAAAAATTCTCCGGTTTTGCCACGCTCACTGAAGTTCATATTTTTCCTCTTTAATCTTTTCCCGTTCATAATCGGTACTTTTGTATACAATATTAATAAAGGATGA
- a CDS encoding acyl carrier protein, with translation METRIKNVMASVFEMPVEQITAESSPDNIEIWDSLKHLNLVVALEEEFDIEFDDDEALELMSFSSIYDLVKAKA, from the coding sequence ATGGAAACAAGAATTAAAAATGTAATGGCCTCAGTGTTTGAGATGCCTGTAGAACAAATAACCGCTGAGTCATCCCCGGATAATATTGAAATCTGGGATTCACTAAAGCATTTAAATTTAGTAGTCGCGTTGGAGGAGGAGTTTGATATTGAGTTTGACGATGATGAAGCTCTGGAATTGATGAGTTTTTCCTCAATCTACGACCTGGTCAAAGCAAAGGCGTGA
- a CDS encoding glycosyltransferase, whose amino-acid sequence MRILIIADEVWNDEVHGNNVLSNWFSGFDAEFAHIYGSPGSPKNNSCTNYFQVTDIMMAKSILGKPAGRAFKISVSDMQQENGSVAEAKPEKFYQIMKSMTGEGLRTVREMIWQAGKYDTVALKKFVTDFNPDIVFCPRLLTPKVLRLEKIVSTMTKAPFVAFTADDEASLMQVSYSPLFWIKRHLFRKQFKKHIGLYKHYYTFSEEQANEYHRLYNVPASTLYKGGNFNTEFKPKQVHEPIRMVYAGRFYCSRWKTLGQISKAIKNINSAGVRIIMDVYTPDTVTDEQRSAICLSEDVQIKGRVTPAELREIYAVSDIALHVESFEKKYKYATRVSFSTKIVDLMASSCAIMAICWHQHAGYQYLKKNDAAFCIPATDEIEPVLRRIAHNPVVIEEYAKKAWKCGKKHHSTKEIQAQIMEKFTSVIEDSKILSMKSTL is encoded by the coding sequence ATGAGGATACTGATTATTGCGGACGAAGTTTGGAATGATGAGGTGCATGGAAACAATGTACTGAGCAACTGGTTCAGCGGTTTTGATGCAGAGTTTGCGCACATTTACGGCAGTCCGGGAAGTCCCAAAAACAACTCGTGCACCAACTATTTCCAGGTTACTGACATTATGATGGCGAAGTCTATTTTGGGAAAACCTGCTGGGCGAGCATTTAAGATTTCAGTTTCAGATATGCAGCAGGAAAATGGATCCGTGGCGGAGGCCAAGCCTGAGAAATTTTATCAGATAATGAAATCAATGACGGGTGAAGGTCTTCGCACAGTCCGGGAAATGATATGGCAGGCAGGCAAATACGATACAGTAGCACTCAAAAAGTTTGTAACAGATTTTAATCCGGATATTGTATTCTGTCCCCGATTACTAACGCCCAAGGTTCTGCGACTGGAGAAAATAGTTTCAACAATGACTAAGGCTCCATTTGTGGCATTTACTGCAGATGATGAAGCATCGCTCATGCAGGTGAGCTATTCTCCCTTATTTTGGATTAAAAGGCATTTGTTCAGAAAACAGTTTAAAAAACATATCGGATTATATAAACATTATTATACATTTTCTGAAGAGCAGGCAAACGAGTATCACCGGCTGTATAATGTGCCTGCATCTACCCTGTATAAGGGCGGCAATTTTAACACTGAATTTAAACCGAAACAGGTTCATGAACCAATCCGAATGGTTTATGCAGGTCGTTTCTACTGCAGCCGCTGGAAAACGCTTGGGCAGATTTCGAAGGCAATAAAAAATATTAATTCGGCTGGAGTCCGTATTATTATGGATGTTTATACGCCGGACACCGTTACAGATGAACAGAGATCCGCAATTTGTCTGTCAGAAGATGTACAGATAAAGGGCAGGGTAACACCGGCAGAACTCAGGGAAATTTATGCTGTGTCCGATATCGCTCTGCATGTAGAATCATTTGAAAAGAAATACAAATATGCTACACGGGTATCATTTTCAACGAAAATTGTAGACTTAATGGCCTCGTCTTGTGCAATAATGGCGATTTGCTGGCATCAGCACGCCGGTTATCAGTATCTGAAAAAGAATGATGCTGCTTTTTGTATCCCGGCCACGGATGAGATTGAACCGGTGCTACGAAGGATTGCGCATAATCCCGTCGTTATTGAAGAGTATGCGAAAAAAGCGTGGAAGTGCGGCAAAAAGCATCACAGTACAAAGGAAATACAGGCTCAGATTATGGAAAAATTTACTTCAGTGATTGAAGATTCTAAAATTCTAAGTATGAAATCTACCTTATGA
- a CDS encoding EpsG family protein — MSINLIIFPLIIFLGIFLGAADSPRNRKIFIYIVSAILILQTALRSLSVGSDTESYYIHYYDVMSMRWSQIWDEFVGRYFYRTSQDDIGYTIMQRFISAFTDSWPIFVFACNLIFFIPLGKLMYRYSSSMKQLVFAYVLYVSMFHIISLSGGRQLYAIGLTIFAFLYMDRGRYAWSIACMLLGAAIHMSCLLFVLPILLSRLNPKYLKTVHLVSMALVPVVLLFTNRIIILMGAAVGMDKYSDYGTEEVQGGATTFIGLLLLVSVFCYLAIKKEELVSKRSLANLYLMLPLFTVLGPLIYSNGSMIRISMYFHLYMMLLIPLAINRFFNGFERTVAYSLIIIVLIVLSLRGGGLIYHFYWQEPHLMYANE; from the coding sequence ATGAGTATTAATTTAATTATTTTTCCACTAATTATATTCCTGGGAATTTTCCTGGGGGCAGCAGACAGTCCCCGAAACAGGAAGATTTTTATCTATATAGTCAGTGCCATACTCATACTGCAAACGGCCCTTCGGAGTTTAAGTGTCGGATCGGATACTGAAAGCTATTACATCCATTATTACGATGTAATGTCCATGCGCTGGTCGCAGATATGGGATGAATTTGTAGGTCGTTATTTTTACCGCACCAGTCAGGATGATATCGGATACACAATAATGCAGCGCTTTATCTCTGCATTTACTGACAGCTGGCCCATATTTGTATTTGCTTGTAATTTGATTTTCTTTATTCCATTGGGCAAACTGATGTATCGCTACAGCAGCAGTATGAAACAGCTTGTTTTTGCTTATGTACTGTACGTTTCCATGTTCCATATTATTTCTTTGTCGGGCGGGCGGCAGCTGTATGCGATTGGCCTCACCATTTTTGCGTTTTTGTATATGGACCGCGGCAGGTACGCATGGAGCATTGCCTGTATGCTCCTTGGCGCTGCAATTCACATGTCGTGTTTACTCTTTGTGTTACCTATCCTGCTTAGCAGACTAAATCCAAAATATCTGAAAACTGTTCATTTGGTTTCTATGGCATTGGTTCCTGTGGTGCTTCTTTTTACCAACAGAATTATTATTTTAATGGGTGCGGCTGTAGGGATGGATAAATATTCGGATTATGGTACAGAAGAGGTTCAGGGGGGAGCCACTACATTTATTGGACTTTTACTTTTGGTATCGGTTTTTTGTTATCTCGCAATTAAGAAGGAAGAACTGGTGAGTAAACGGTCTTTAGCTAATCTCTACCTTATGTTGCCGCTGTTTACGGTTCTTGGACCTCTTATATATTCCAACGGTTCCATGATCCGGATAAGTATGTACTTTCACCTTTACATGATGCTGCTTATACCGCTGGCTATAAACCGGTTTTTTAATGGATTTGAACGGACTGTTGCTTACAGTCTTATTATTATCGTATTGATAGTGCTTTCTCTGCGGGGTGGCGGACTTATTTACCATTTTTACTGGCAGGAACCGCACCTTATGTACGCAAACGAATAA
- a CDS encoding glycosyltransferase translates to MAEKIKVAMICSFSNPMVRKHYKTKVNPVLRYILNKKGQSTNENVDSAVWNTNAIREFEKIEEVELHVITPVRYLSEKEVQFTINGVHYHFFRDENSGLFSQIYYQVFSKHKSLFPGNRSYIKKYIRKIQPHIVHVIGAENPQYSLGLLDVPEGIPTILQLQALLERLVNVTQVPLEKVSFAYKGKLERQLIQRADYIGTEVKEFQEYISREIKPDARFLSISIAMGKDIDLSETEKRYDFVYFAAGISKAGDDALKAFAIAQKKHPQISLHFVGGYDESFRNELDKIIEAHGLQENVTFAGRLPTLDDVILEIRKARYALLPLKMDFVPNTIREAMSNGLPVITTITEGGTTELNSEGETVLLSAQGDYGAMAVNIDRLLTEEGLADRLKTNAAKLEARQTNNYEMMLRWTEAYKRIKRDSK, encoded by the coding sequence ATGGCGGAAAAGATTAAGGTAGCCATGATCTGTTCCTTTTCCAACCCGATGGTAAGGAAACATTATAAGACCAAAGTCAACCCGGTCTTACGGTATATTCTGAACAAAAAGGGGCAGTCCACCAATGAGAATGTAGATTCGGCAGTCTGGAATACCAATGCTATACGGGAGTTTGAGAAAATTGAAGAGGTGGAACTTCACGTCATTACTCCGGTACGCTATCTGTCTGAAAAAGAAGTGCAGTTTACCATAAATGGTGTACATTACCATTTTTTCCGCGACGAAAACAGCGGACTCTTCAGCCAGATTTACTATCAGGTTTTCAGCAAGCATAAATCCCTGTTTCCCGGTAACCGCAGTTATATTAAGAAGTATATCCGCAAGATACAGCCGCATATTGTGCATGTGATCGGCGCGGAAAATCCACAGTATTCCCTGGGACTTTTGGATGTTCCTGAAGGCATACCCACCATCCTCCAGCTCCAGGCTCTGCTTGAACGTTTGGTGAATGTAACTCAGGTGCCTTTGGAAAAAGTAAGCTTTGCTTATAAAGGAAAACTGGAGAGGCAACTCATACAGCGTGCTGATTATATCGGTACCGAGGTAAAAGAGTTTCAGGAATACATCAGCCGTGAAATTAAGCCGGACGCCCGTTTTCTTAGTATATCTATAGCGATGGGTAAAGATATTGACCTAAGTGAAACAGAAAAGCGCTATGACTTTGTGTATTTCGCAGCTGGAATCAGCAAAGCCGGTGATGATGCGCTGAAAGCTTTTGCTATCGCCCAAAAGAAACATCCCCAGATCTCACTTCATTTCGTTGGTGGTTATGATGAGTCTTTCCGCAATGAACTGGATAAAATTATTGAAGCTCATGGGCTTCAGGAAAACGTTACCTTTGCAGGCAGATTACCTACCCTTGATGATGTGATATTGGAAATACGTAAAGCCAGGTATGCGCTGCTGCCGCTTAAGATGGATTTTGTTCCCAATACGATCCGTGAAGCCATGAGCAACGGGCTGCCGGTAATTACCACAATCACGGAAGGCGGAACCACAGAGCTGAACAGTGAAGGCGAAACTGTACTTCTGAGTGCGCAGGGTGATTATGGCGCCATGGCGGTTAATATCGACCGTTTGCTCACGGAGGAGGGACTGGCAGACAGGCTGAAAACAAATGCAGCAAAACTGGAAGCGCGGCAAACCAATAATTATGAGATGATGCTGAGATGGACCGAAGCCTATAAGCGGATTAAACGTGACAGTAAATGA
- a CDS encoding UDP-3-O-(3-hydroxymyristoyl)glucosamine N-acyltransferase, with protein sequence MTVKKISLEQILKALQAVSPTVHGPVENVFADHIADPKKTTATTLDWVNSIKTNKQEIAEGTPAKVILADAEVVYSDAMKAAGKTIITVPNPKMAFSLVANAFFVEKEEAGIHPTAVIHPEAEIGADVHIGPYVHIGKAKIGKGTVISAFVRIYDKVTIGKNCFFKEGAVIGGAGFGYEKDSEGNRFRFPQIGGVIIGNSVEVGGNTCIDRGALSDTVIGDHTKIDNLCHISHNVDLGKNVMVIACSEISGSCVLGDDVWVGPNTSIRDHRKVGAGALLGMGSVVVKDVPADEVWTGNPAKLLNR encoded by the coding sequence ATGACAGTAAAAAAAATAAGCCTGGAGCAAATACTGAAAGCTCTTCAAGCAGTCAGTCCAACCGTTCACGGTCCGGTAGAGAATGTTTTCGCAGATCATATTGCAGATCCCAAAAAAACAACGGCCACCACACTGGATTGGGTTAACTCCATAAAAACCAATAAACAGGAAATCGCCGAAGGTACGCCCGCAAAGGTGATTCTGGCAGACGCTGAAGTGGTCTACAGTGATGCTATGAAGGCTGCCGGAAAAACCATTATTACAGTGCCTAATCCCAAGATGGCTTTTTCCCTGGTAGCCAACGCCTTTTTTGTGGAAAAGGAAGAGGCGGGCATCCATCCCACCGCGGTCATCCATCCCGAAGCCGAAATTGGTGCCGACGTACACATCGGTCCTTATGTTCATATCGGTAAGGCCAAAATAGGTAAGGGTACAGTAATCTCTGCATTCGTGAGGATTTATGATAAGGTGACCATTGGCAAAAACTGTTTCTTTAAGGAAGGTGCTGTGATAGGCGGCGCCGGTTTTGGCTACGAGAAAGACAGCGAGGGCAACCGTTTCCGTTTCCCGCAGATTGGCGGCGTCATTATCGGTAATTCTGTGGAAGTAGGCGGAAATACCTGCATTGACCGCGGTGCGTTGTCCGATACTGTCATTGGCGATCATACCAAAATCGATAACCTCTGTCATATCTCGCATAATGTGGATCTGGGTAAAAATGTGATGGTCATTGCCTGTTCTGAAATCTCCGGCTCCTGTGTGCTGGGCGATGATGTTTGGGTAGGCCCCAATACTTCCATCCGCGACCATCGCAAAGTGGGTGCCGGCGCCCTTCTTGGCATGGGCTCAGTGGTGGTGAAAGATGTCCCTGCCGATGAGGTTTGGACCGGTAATCCGGCAAAACTGTTAAACAGGTAG